One window of Papaver somniferum cultivar HN1 chromosome 9, ASM357369v1, whole genome shotgun sequence genomic DNA carries:
- the LOC113309267 gene encoding SART-1 family protein DOT2-like isoform X1 — protein MGKERKKSSSSRREEKDYGSRDRREDVEEPEKEKIRDKVVKEKEYDQKEKSSRDRERDRDSRTKDKDIEKEHHDRGRDRKEKERDRDREKERDRPKEREREKHKDREREKEKEKERVNKTDEEKSSREKDRDKEKEIDRDNKERSKDRAIGRSREDGHDRSKDGRKDEKRIEQDDSDDSYKELKQKNETASAGVHSSTSQPKERMQEMKEERLKKKSESVSEVLSWVTKSRKLEVKKVSEKEKALQLKKVFEEQDNIEEVESGDEGQAQHLSIEDLAGVKILHGLDKVVEGGAVVLTLKDQSILADGDLNEEVDMLENVEIGEQKLRDDAYKAAKKKTGAYDDKFDVDDMSQKKMLPQYDDPVDDEVVTLDASGRFTGEAEKKLEELRKRLHGVSTSSRFEDLTSSGKISSDYYTQEEMLQFKKPKKKKSMRKKERLDLDALEAEAISVGLGIGDRGSRKDGKMQSAKEEQVKSEAQKRSDAYQSAIAKAAEASEALRLEQVSIVPVVEDESPVFGDEDDELYKSLEKARNLALKERNAASGAQAVSSAVTASNKLAESQMPSTEEAEDDKVVFTEVEEFVWGLQLDEEADKPEGEDVFMEEDEIPKSSDQEIKDVETGGWTEMNDANEDERLTNEEKEDTVPDATIHEVAVGKGLSATLQLLKERGTLKDTVEWGGRNMDKKRSKLVGIYDNDGSKEIQIIRRDEFGRIMTPKEAFRNISHKFHGKGPGKMKQEKRQKQYQEEMKLKQMKNSDTPSQSMERMREAQARMRTPYLVLSGHVRPGQTSDPSSGFATVSDLPGGGLTPMLGNTKVEHFLGIKRKADTSDKDDSTSMGPPKKPKN, from the exons ATGGGCAAGGAACGTAAGAAAAGTAGTAGTAGTAGAAGAGAGGAGAAGGATTATGGAAGCAGGGATAGAAGAGAAGATGTAGAGGAACCTGAGAAAGAAAAGATTAGAGATAAGGTTGTTAAGGAGAAAGAATATGATCAAAAGGAGAAAAGTAGTAGAGATAGAGAAAGAGATAGGGATAGTAGAACAAAAGATAAAGATATAGAAAAGGAGCATCATGATCGAGGGCGAGATAGAAAGGAGAAAGAACGGGACAGGGATAGAGAGAAGGAACGAGATAGGCCaaaggaaagagaaagagagaaacatAAAGACAGAGAGagggagaaggagaaggagaaagaacGCGTTAATAAGACAGACGAAGAGAAGAGTAGTAGAGAAAAGGATAGagataaagagaaagagattGATCGCGATAATAAAGAGAGGTCTAAAGATAGAGCCATTGGAAGAAGTCGTGAAGATGGCCATGACAGAAGTAAGGATGGTAGAAAGGATGAGAAGCGAATTGAACAAGACGACAGTGACGACAGCTATAAGGAGCTGAAACAAAAGAATGAAACGGCATCAGCGGGAGTACACTCATCAACTTCACAACCAAAGGAGCGTATGCAAGA AATGAAAGAagaaaggttgaagaagaaatcTGAAAGCGTTTCTGAAGTTCTGTCATGGGTTACTAAAAGCCGCAAGCTCGAGGTGAAAAAAGTTTCCGAGAAAGAGAAAGCTTTACAACTCAAAAAGGTTTTTGAGGAGCAG GATAACATTGAGGAAGTAGAAAGTGGAGATGAAGGCCAGGCTCAGCACCTATCAA TAGAGGATCTAGCGGGAGTAAAAATTCTTCACGGACTTGATAAAGTAGTTGAAGGTGGAGCAGTTGTTTTGACTTTGAAGGATCAGAGTATACTTGCTGATGGGGACCTTAATGAAG AGGTTGACATGCTTGAAAATGTGGAGATTGGAGAGCAGAAACTAAGAGATGACGCATACAAGGCTGCTAAGAAAAAGACTGGAGCATATGATGACAA GTTTGATGTTGATGACATGTCTCAAAAGAAAATGCTTCCCCAGTATGATGATCCAGTTGATGATGAG GTGGTAACATTGGATGCAAGCGGCCGTTTTACTGGTGAAGCAGAGAAAAAGCTAGAGGAG CTTCGTAAAAGATTACATGGTGTCTCCACAAGCAGTCGTTTTGAAGATCTAACATCTTCAGGTAAAATTTCTTCGGACTACTATACCCAAGAAGAGATGCTTCAATTTAAAAAGCCCAAGAAGAAAAAATCTATGCGGAAGAAAGAGAGGTTGGATTTGGATGCCCTTGAAGCAGAAGCTATCTCTGTTGGGTTGGGTATTGGCGATCGTGGTTCCAGAAAAGACGGGAAGATGCAGTCTGCTAAGGAAGAACAAGTGAAATCTGAGGCACAGAAAAGGAGTGATGCATACCAATCTGCGATTGCGAAGGCAGCAGAGGCATCTGAAGCATTGCGTCTTGAGCAAGTTTCAATAGTTCCTGTGGTTGAAGATGAAAGCCCTGTTTTCggggatgaagatgatgaactaTACAAATCATTAGAGAAAGCTAGAAATCTAGCTTTAAAAGAGCGAAATGCTGCATCTGGCGCTCAGGCAGTTTCTTCAGCTGTTACTGCGAGCAACAAGTTAGCCGAAAGCCAAATGCCCTCTACTGAGGAAGCAGAAGATGACAAGGTTGTCTTCACAGAAGTAGAGGAGTTTGTTTGGGGTCTTCAGCTTGATGAAG AAGCTGATAAACCCGAAGGTGAAGATGTTTTCATGGAGGAAGATGAAATCCCCAAGTCTTCTGATCAGGAAATAAAAGATGTCGAGACAGGTGGTTGGACAGAAATGAATGATGCCAATGAAGATGAGCGCTTGACTAACGAGGAGAAAGAGGATACTGTACCAGATGCGACCATCCATGAAGTTGCTGTTGGTAAAGGTTTATCAGCTACACTTCAGCTCCTTAAAGAAAGGGGAACGCTTAAGGATACCGTGGAATGGGGGGGCAGGAACATGGACAAGAAGAGAAGTAAGCTGGTGGGTATATACGACAATGATGGGTCAAAGGAAATTCAGATCATCAGGAGAGATGAATTTGGTAGAATT ATGACTCCAAAAGAAGCTTTCAGGAATATCTCTCATAAGTTCCACGGAAAAGGCCCGGGCAAAATGAAGCAAGAAAAACGCCAGAAACAGTATCAAGAAGAAATGAAGTTGAAGCAGATGAAAAATTCCGACACACCCTCCCAGTCAATGGAGCGAATGAGGGAGGCGCAAGCTCGGATGAGGACCCCGTATCTTGTACTAAGTGGGCATGTCAGGCCAGG GCAAACTAGTGATCCAAGTAGTGGTTTTGCCACTGTCTCAGACCTTCCTGGTGGTGGCTTGACACCCATGCTTGGCAACACCAAG GTTGAGCATTTCCTAGGAATCAAGCGCAAGGCTGATACCAGTGACAAAGATGATTCTACTAGCATGGGTCCTCCAAAGAAGCCTAAGAACTGA
- the LOC113309267 gene encoding SART-1 family protein DOT2-like isoform X2: MGKERKKSSSSRREEKDYGSRDRREDVEEPEKEKIRDKVVKEKEYDQKEKSSRDRERDRDSRTKDKDIEKEHHDRGRDRKEKERDRDREKERDRPKEREREKHKDREREKEKEKERVNKTDEEKSSREKDRDKEKEIDRDNKERSKDRAIGRSREDGHDRSKDGRKDEKRIEQDDSDDSYKELKQKNETASAGVHSSTSQPKERMQEMKEERLKKKSESVSEVLSWVTKSRKLEVKKVSEKEKALQLKKVFEEQDNIEEVESGDEGQAQHLSKDLAGVKILHGLDKVVEGGAVVLTLKDQSILADGDLNEEVDMLENVEIGEQKLRDDAYKAAKKKTGAYDDKFDVDDMSQKKMLPQYDDPVDDEVVTLDASGRFTGEAEKKLEELRKRLHGVSTSSRFEDLTSSGKISSDYYTQEEMLQFKKPKKKKSMRKKERLDLDALEAEAISVGLGIGDRGSRKDGKMQSAKEEQVKSEAQKRSDAYQSAIAKAAEASEALRLEQVSIVPVVEDESPVFGDEDDELYKSLEKARNLALKERNAASGAQAVSSAVTASNKLAESQMPSTEEAEDDKVVFTEVEEFVWGLQLDEEADKPEGEDVFMEEDEIPKSSDQEIKDVETGGWTEMNDANEDERLTNEEKEDTVPDATIHEVAVGKGLSATLQLLKERGTLKDTVEWGGRNMDKKRSKLVGIYDNDGSKEIQIIRRDEFGRIMTPKEAFRNISHKFHGKGPGKMKQEKRQKQYQEEMKLKQMKNSDTPSQSMERMREAQARMRTPYLVLSGHVRPGQTSDPSSGFATVSDLPGGGLTPMLGNTKVEHFLGIKRKADTSDKDDSTSMGPPKKPKN, encoded by the exons ATGGGCAAGGAACGTAAGAAAAGTAGTAGTAGTAGAAGAGAGGAGAAGGATTATGGAAGCAGGGATAGAAGAGAAGATGTAGAGGAACCTGAGAAAGAAAAGATTAGAGATAAGGTTGTTAAGGAGAAAGAATATGATCAAAAGGAGAAAAGTAGTAGAGATAGAGAAAGAGATAGGGATAGTAGAACAAAAGATAAAGATATAGAAAAGGAGCATCATGATCGAGGGCGAGATAGAAAGGAGAAAGAACGGGACAGGGATAGAGAGAAGGAACGAGATAGGCCaaaggaaagagaaagagagaaacatAAAGACAGAGAGagggagaaggagaaggagaaagaacGCGTTAATAAGACAGACGAAGAGAAGAGTAGTAGAGAAAAGGATAGagataaagagaaagagattGATCGCGATAATAAAGAGAGGTCTAAAGATAGAGCCATTGGAAGAAGTCGTGAAGATGGCCATGACAGAAGTAAGGATGGTAGAAAGGATGAGAAGCGAATTGAACAAGACGACAGTGACGACAGCTATAAGGAGCTGAAACAAAAGAATGAAACGGCATCAGCGGGAGTACACTCATCAACTTCACAACCAAAGGAGCGTATGCAAGA AATGAAAGAagaaaggttgaagaagaaatcTGAAAGCGTTTCTGAAGTTCTGTCATGGGTTACTAAAAGCCGCAAGCTCGAGGTGAAAAAAGTTTCCGAGAAAGAGAAAGCTTTACAACTCAAAAAGGTTTTTGAGGAGCAG GATAACATTGAGGAAGTAGAAAGTGGAGATGAAGGCCAGGCTCAGCACCTATCAA AGGATCTAGCGGGAGTAAAAATTCTTCACGGACTTGATAAAGTAGTTGAAGGTGGAGCAGTTGTTTTGACTTTGAAGGATCAGAGTATACTTGCTGATGGGGACCTTAATGAAG AGGTTGACATGCTTGAAAATGTGGAGATTGGAGAGCAGAAACTAAGAGATGACGCATACAAGGCTGCTAAGAAAAAGACTGGAGCATATGATGACAA GTTTGATGTTGATGACATGTCTCAAAAGAAAATGCTTCCCCAGTATGATGATCCAGTTGATGATGAG GTGGTAACATTGGATGCAAGCGGCCGTTTTACTGGTGAAGCAGAGAAAAAGCTAGAGGAG CTTCGTAAAAGATTACATGGTGTCTCCACAAGCAGTCGTTTTGAAGATCTAACATCTTCAGGTAAAATTTCTTCGGACTACTATACCCAAGAAGAGATGCTTCAATTTAAAAAGCCCAAGAAGAAAAAATCTATGCGGAAGAAAGAGAGGTTGGATTTGGATGCCCTTGAAGCAGAAGCTATCTCTGTTGGGTTGGGTATTGGCGATCGTGGTTCCAGAAAAGACGGGAAGATGCAGTCTGCTAAGGAAGAACAAGTGAAATCTGAGGCACAGAAAAGGAGTGATGCATACCAATCTGCGATTGCGAAGGCAGCAGAGGCATCTGAAGCATTGCGTCTTGAGCAAGTTTCAATAGTTCCTGTGGTTGAAGATGAAAGCCCTGTTTTCggggatgaagatgatgaactaTACAAATCATTAGAGAAAGCTAGAAATCTAGCTTTAAAAGAGCGAAATGCTGCATCTGGCGCTCAGGCAGTTTCTTCAGCTGTTACTGCGAGCAACAAGTTAGCCGAAAGCCAAATGCCCTCTACTGAGGAAGCAGAAGATGACAAGGTTGTCTTCACAGAAGTAGAGGAGTTTGTTTGGGGTCTTCAGCTTGATGAAG AAGCTGATAAACCCGAAGGTGAAGATGTTTTCATGGAGGAAGATGAAATCCCCAAGTCTTCTGATCAGGAAATAAAAGATGTCGAGACAGGTGGTTGGACAGAAATGAATGATGCCAATGAAGATGAGCGCTTGACTAACGAGGAGAAAGAGGATACTGTACCAGATGCGACCATCCATGAAGTTGCTGTTGGTAAAGGTTTATCAGCTACACTTCAGCTCCTTAAAGAAAGGGGAACGCTTAAGGATACCGTGGAATGGGGGGGCAGGAACATGGACAAGAAGAGAAGTAAGCTGGTGGGTATATACGACAATGATGGGTCAAAGGAAATTCAGATCATCAGGAGAGATGAATTTGGTAGAATT ATGACTCCAAAAGAAGCTTTCAGGAATATCTCTCATAAGTTCCACGGAAAAGGCCCGGGCAAAATGAAGCAAGAAAAACGCCAGAAACAGTATCAAGAAGAAATGAAGTTGAAGCAGATGAAAAATTCCGACACACCCTCCCAGTCAATGGAGCGAATGAGGGAGGCGCAAGCTCGGATGAGGACCCCGTATCTTGTACTAAGTGGGCATGTCAGGCCAGG GCAAACTAGTGATCCAAGTAGTGGTTTTGCCACTGTCTCAGACCTTCCTGGTGGTGGCTTGACACCCATGCTTGGCAACACCAAG GTTGAGCATTTCCTAGGAATCAAGCGCAAGGCTGATACCAGTGACAAAGATGATTCTACTAGCATGGGTCCTCCAAAGAAGCCTAAGAACTGA